In Aquabacterium sp. OR-4, the following proteins share a genomic window:
- a CDS encoding LysR substrate-binding domain-containing protein — protein sequence MNLIEAYRYLAALAQHRHFGRAATACHITQPALSNALRALEAHLGVAIVRRSRQFEGLTPEGERVLATAHRLLREQEALRQALAGTAEQPRGRLLIAAVPTAVPVAARFAARLLALHPGLQPQVRSLASQEIETGLDTLAVDLGLGYAERSSRTDCWPQYLEHYYLLSYAPAPDPASAARAAAMPARSQAKRAAKPGAAAARPAAGGLHPPLGWADAAQRPLALLSPEMHNRVLIDAQFQRLGLRVQPVLETNSVSALLAAVQTGAVCAVLPGAVVATVLPPAGQPAGQGGWQARPLDGPALRTPIAFMAAAGARRSQALEAALRLAADAAWLDEVARHSGQFDAVDAGQAVGKGAAEA from the coding sequence ATGAACCTGATCGAGGCCTACCGCTACCTTGCCGCGCTGGCGCAGCACCGCCACTTTGGCCGCGCGGCCACGGCCTGCCACATCACGCAGCCGGCGCTGTCGAATGCGTTGCGTGCGCTCGAGGCGCATCTGGGCGTGGCCATCGTGCGCCGCAGCCGGCAGTTCGAAGGCCTCACGCCCGAGGGCGAGCGGGTGCTGGCCACCGCCCACCGCCTGCTGCGTGAGCAAGAGGCCTTGCGGCAAGCACTGGCCGGCACGGCCGAGCAGCCGCGCGGGCGCCTGTTGATCGCCGCCGTGCCCACCGCGGTGCCGGTGGCGGCGCGCTTTGCCGCCCGGCTGCTGGCCCTGCACCCCGGCCTGCAGCCGCAGGTGCGCTCGCTGGCCTCGCAAGAAATCGAGACCGGCCTGGACACGCTGGCCGTCGACCTGGGCCTGGGCTATGCCGAGCGCAGCAGCCGCACCGACTGCTGGCCGCAGTATCTGGAGCACTACTACCTGCTGTCGTATGCCCCGGCGCCCGATCCGGCTTCAGCTGCCAGGGCGGCCGCCATGCCGGCGCGCAGTCAGGCCAAGCGGGCCGCCAAGCCTGGCGCGGCAGCGGCCCGGCCAGCCGCCGGCGGCCTGCACCCGCCGCTGGGCTGGGCCGACGCGGCGCAGCGGCCGCTGGCCTTGCTGTCGCCCGAGATGCACAACCGGGTGCTGATCGATGCCCAGTTCCAGCGTCTGGGCCTGCGCGTGCAGCCGGTGCTGGAAACCAACTCGGTCAGCGCGCTGCTGGCCGCGGTGCAGACCGGCGCCGTGTGCGCCGTGCTGCCCGGGGCCGTGGTGGCCACGGTGCTGCCGCCGGCGGGGCAGCCGGCGGGGCAGGGCGGCTGGCAGGCGCGGCCGCTCGACGGCCCGGCGCTGCGCACCCCGATCGCCTTCATGGCCGCCGCTGGCGCCCGCCGCTCGCAGGCGCTCGAGGCGGCGCTGCGCCTGGCGGCCGACGCGGCCTGGCTGGACGAGGTGGCCCGCCACAGCGGCCAGTTTGACGCCGTGGACGCCGGCCAGGCCGTCGGCAAGGGCGCGGCTGAAGCCTGA
- a CDS encoding formate dehydrogenase subunit gamma produces the protein MPRPKLPNASPGPLTGPHTAPSAAGQGAVLEPPLHTTAPTTAPTTAQQQALAAAVAAQAGRPGALLPVLHALQAALGHVPPALVPGIAQALNLSRAEVHGVISYYHHFRSQPAGRHVLQLCRAEACQANGGEALASAAQALLGCAMHNTRADGAVTLEPVYCLGLCATGPALQIDDRLHARMTPERLAQRLHGLGLLAAPALPASPPTGVPALAGARP, from the coding sequence ATGCCACGCCCCAAGTTGCCGAACGCCAGCCCCGGTCCGTTGACGGGCCCGCACACCGCACCGTCTGCAGCGGGGCAGGGCGCGGTGCTGGAGCCGCCGCTGCACACCACCGCACCCACCACTGCACCCACCACTGCACAACAGCAGGCCCTGGCCGCCGCGGTGGCCGCCCAGGCCGGGCGCCCCGGCGCGCTGCTGCCCGTGCTGCATGCGCTGCAGGCCGCGCTGGGCCATGTGCCGCCGGCGCTGGTGCCGGGCATTGCGCAGGCGCTGAACCTGTCGCGTGCCGAGGTGCACGGCGTGATCAGCTATTACCACCACTTTCGCAGCCAGCCGGCCGGCCGCCATGTGCTGCAGCTGTGCCGTGCCGAGGCCTGCCAGGCCAATGGCGGCGAGGCGCTGGCCAGCGCCGCCCAGGCGCTGCTGGGCTGCGCCATGCACAACACCCGCGCCGATGGCGCGGTCACGCTCGAGCCGGTGTACTGCCTGGGTCTGTGCGCCACCGGCCCGGCGCTGCAGATCGACGACCGCCTGCATGCGCGCATGACGCCCGAGCGCCTGGCGCAGCGCCTGCACGGCCTGGGCCTGTTGGCTGCGCCGGCGCTGCCCGCATCGCCGCCGACCGGTGTGCCGGCCCTGGCAGGGGCGCGGCCATGA
- a CDS encoding formate dehydrogenase beta subunit: MSGVTLFVPRDSAALAAGADEVAAALAAECARRGMAIHIVRNGSRGLLWLEPLVEVATPQGRIAYGPVMPEDVPGLLDAGLLQGGAHALRHGITEQMPYLALQERLTFRRVGLGDPLSLDDYAAHEGWAGLKRALGLDSAALLHEVTHSGLRGRGGAAFPAGIKWRTVAHALADQPAAQKYVVCNADEGDSGTFSDRMLIEGDPYQLIEGMAIAALAVGATRGVVYIRSEYPQALATMDEAIRRATAAGWLGARMAGSDHAFHLETRQAAGSYVCGEETAMLESIEGKRGIVRAKPPLPALQGLFGQPTVINNVITFASVPVILARGAQFYRDYGVGRSHGTLPFQLAGNIRHGGLVEKAFGLTLRELVYGFGGGTRSGRPIKAIQVGGPLGAYVPESQWDVPLDYEAYTAIGAVLGHGGIVVHDDTADLARLARYAMDFCAIESCGKCTPCRIGSTRGVEVIDRITRSQGSQRAQQVELLRDLCDTMLQGSLCAMGGMTPYPVLSALNHYPQDFGLAPEGATATAQSTAA; this comes from the coding sequence ATGAGCGGCGTCACGCTGTTCGTGCCGCGCGACTCGGCCGCGCTGGCCGCCGGCGCCGACGAGGTGGCCGCGGCCCTGGCCGCCGAATGTGCCCGCCGCGGCATGGCCATCCACATCGTTCGCAACGGCTCGCGTGGCCTGCTGTGGCTGGAGCCGCTGGTCGAGGTGGCCACGCCGCAGGGCCGCATCGCCTACGGCCCGGTGATGCCCGAAGACGTGCCGGGCCTGCTGGATGCCGGGCTGCTGCAGGGCGGGGCGCATGCGCTGCGCCATGGCATCACCGAGCAGATGCCGTATCTGGCGCTGCAGGAGCGGCTCACCTTCCGCCGCGTGGGCCTCGGCGATCCGCTGAGCCTGGACGACTACGCCGCGCACGAGGGCTGGGCTGGCTTGAAGCGGGCGCTGGGCCTGGACAGCGCGGCCCTGCTGCACGAGGTCACGCACTCGGGCCTGCGCGGGCGCGGCGGCGCGGCCTTTCCGGCCGGCATCAAGTGGCGCACCGTGGCGCACGCCCTGGCCGATCAGCCGGCAGCGCAGAAGTACGTGGTCTGCAATGCCGACGAGGGCGACTCGGGCACCTTCAGCGACCGCATGCTGATCGAGGGCGACCCCTACCAGCTGATCGAGGGCATGGCCATCGCCGCGCTGGCCGTGGGTGCCACCCGGGGTGTGGTCTACATCCGCAGCGAGTACCCGCAGGCCCTGGCCACGATGGACGAGGCCATCCGCCGCGCCACCGCCGCCGGCTGGCTGGGCGCGCGCATGGCCGGCAGCGACCACGCCTTTCACCTCGAGACCCGCCAGGCCGCCGGCTCCTATGTGTGCGGCGAAGAGACGGCGATGCTCGAAAGCATCGAGGGCAAGCGCGGCATCGTGCGCGCCAAGCCGCCGCTGCCGGCGCTGCAAGGCCTGTTCGGCCAGCCCACCGTGATCAACAACGTGATCACCTTCGCCAGCGTGCCGGTGATCCTGGCGCGCGGCGCGCAGTTCTACCGCGACTACGGCGTGGGCCGCTCGCACGGCACGCTGCCCTTCCAGCTGGCCGGCAACATCCGGCACGGCGGCCTGGTGGAGAAAGCCTTCGGCCTGACGCTGCGCGAGCTGGTCTACGGCTTTGGCGGCGGCACGCGCAGCGGCCGGCCCATCAAGGCCATCCAGGTGGGCGGGCCGCTGGGCGCCTATGTGCCCGAGTCGCAATGGGATGTGCCGCTCGACTACGAGGCCTACACGGCCATCGGCGCGGTGCTGGGCCATGGCGGCATCGTGGTGCACGACGACACCGCCGATCTGGCCCGGCTGGCGCGCTATGCGATGGACTTCTGCGCCATCGAGAGCTGCGGCAAGTGCACGCCCTGCCGCATCGGCAGCACGCGCGGCGTGGAGGTGATCGACCGCATCACCCGCAGCCAGGGCAGCCAGCGCGCGCAGCAGGTGGAACTGCTGCGCGACCTGTGCGACACCATGCTGCAGGGCAGCCTGTGCGCCATGGGCGGCATGACGCCGTACCCGGTGCTGTCGGCCCTGAACCACTACCCGCAGGATTTCGGCCTGGCGCCCGAGGGCGCCACAGCCACAGCCCAGTCCACCGCGGCCTGA